A single genomic interval of Spirosoma linguale DSM 74 harbors:
- a CDS encoding two component transcriptional regulator, LytTR family (PFAM: LytTr DNA-binding region; response regulator receiver~SMART: response regulator receiver~KEGG: gur:Gura_2443 LytTR family two component transcriptional regulator): protein MTFPLKTILIDDESLAVSRLRRLLGKHHDSIDIVGDAGNGAEGLTLIESLQPDLIFLDIEMPLLNGFEMLSRLTTMPMVVFATAFDQYAIRAFEENSIDYLLKPIEAERLARTIQKIRTLVERAEGAYPVMNPMSESVMRLLAQMQPKKEIYSISVKTGEKIKLIPLSDIAYFEAEDKYVFLSTIDGQKFLTTYTLTTLDEKLPDTFVRISRSVMVNRHKISEVHRHFDGKFILAVSDKKGTRLTSGSTYSDAIRQLLEL from the coding sequence ATGACTTTTCCGTTAAAAACAATACTGATCGACGATGAATCACTGGCGGTTAGCCGTCTTCGTCGATTACTCGGCAAACACCACGATAGCATCGACATCGTCGGCGATGCAGGCAATGGAGCAGAAGGCCTGACGCTCATTGAAAGTCTGCAACCCGATCTGATTTTTCTGGATATTGAGATGCCGTTGCTGAATGGCTTCGAAATGCTGTCACGTCTGACAACCATGCCGATGGTCGTGTTTGCCACCGCCTTCGATCAATACGCCATAAGAGCTTTTGAAGAAAACTCGATTGATTACTTATTGAAACCTATTGAAGCCGAACGTCTGGCCCGAACAATACAAAAAATACGAACGCTTGTCGAACGGGCAGAGGGCGCATATCCCGTTATGAACCCCATGTCGGAAAGCGTTATGCGGCTCCTGGCGCAGATGCAGCCGAAAAAGGAAATCTATTCCATTTCGGTGAAAACCGGCGAAAAAATTAAGCTGATTCCCCTTTCTGATATTGCTTACTTCGAAGCAGAAGACAAATACGTGTTTCTGTCCACCATCGACGGGCAGAAATTCCTGACCACCTACACCCTGACAACCCTCGACGAAAAGTTACCCGATACGTTTGTTCGTATCAGCCGTTCGGTGATGGTGAACCGGCATAAGATTTCTGAAGTACACCGCCACTTCGACGGCAAATTCATACTGGCCGTGAGCGATAAAAAAGGCACCCGACTTACCTCGGGAAGCACGTATTCCGACGCCATCAGGCAGTTGCTGGAACTGTAG
- a CDS encoding translation initiation factor SUI1 (PFAM: translation initiation factor SUI1~KEGG: aav:Aave_1568 translation initiation factor SUI1), protein MSKKNRTGILYSTDPDFQYQSDEQSEAATLPPAQQNLKIWLVKMGGNKVVTTVREFIGTEADLADLGKQLKAACGAGGSTKDSEILIQGDHRDKVLAWLTGKGYKAKKAGGN, encoded by the coding sequence ATGAGCAAGAAAAACAGAACCGGCATCCTGTATTCGACAGACCCGGATTTTCAATACCAGTCCGACGAGCAATCAGAAGCGGCAACCCTTCCACCAGCCCAGCAGAATCTTAAAATCTGGCTCGTCAAGATGGGCGGCAATAAAGTTGTAACAACGGTACGCGAGTTTATAGGCACCGAAGCCGATCTGGCCGACCTGGGCAAACAGCTGAAAGCCGCCTGTGGTGCAGGCGGCTCAACGAAAGACAGCGAAATTCTGATTCAGGGAGACCACCGCGACAAAGTGCTGGCATGGCTCACCGGTAAGGGTTACAAAGCAAAAAAAGCGGGAGGGAATTAA
- a CDS encoding amino acid/peptide transporter (TIGRFAM: amino acid/peptide transporter~PFAM: TGF-beta receptor type I/II extracellular region; major facilitator superfamily MFS_1~KEGG: pat:Patl_3244 amino acid/peptide transporter): MDVIVPKPVRTATLFGHPMGLFVLFFTEMWERFSYYGMRAILLLFLIDNVRGGLGLSEADGAAIYGIYTASVYLLSLPGGWLADNILGQRKSIWYGGIIIMLGHIILAFPSGPGLFYTGLCVVALGTGLLKPNISSIVGELYPEGGARKDAAFSIFYMGINTGSLLGISIVGYLGQKVGWHYGFGAAAVAMALGIITYRTFGQRYLGDKGNFVAPEPKTAGQSSSGNRSLLVFVAFIVGLMAALQLTGVLDLTTAQGLAKGMGTIISLIALSYFAYILIAGGLDSTEKKRVVVLFVFFLAAAMYWAGNEQQGSSLQIFADRYTDLLFFGWQIPSSWFQNLNPAFILIFSPVLAALWVFLANNKIDFSVPAKFAVSLLLLGLAYVVMVFAANVALTGVRTSPLYLTTTYLFFTVAELFLSPVGLSAFSKLSPRRYTSQLMGLWFVGSSLGNLIAGLFAGGFDEKNVQQMPNLFQSVAIFTLVAGFVLLLFSKPLKKWMGGIN, from the coding sequence ATGGATGTTATTGTTCCTAAGCCCGTTCGTACGGCTACTCTTTTTGGCCACCCGATGGGGCTTTTTGTTTTGTTTTTCACCGAGATGTGGGAGCGGTTCAGCTACTACGGTATGCGGGCTATACTGCTCCTGTTTCTGATCGACAATGTTCGGGGTGGATTGGGTCTTAGTGAAGCCGATGGCGCAGCTATTTATGGTATTTATACCGCATCGGTATACCTCCTTTCGTTACCGGGGGGATGGCTTGCCGACAATATACTAGGGCAGCGGAAATCAATCTGGTATGGTGGTATAATCATAATGCTGGGGCATATCATACTGGCTTTCCCGTCGGGTCCTGGTCTGTTTTACACTGGATTATGTGTAGTGGCCCTGGGTACGGGCCTGCTAAAGCCAAATATCAGCAGCATTGTGGGCGAACTATATCCCGAAGGTGGTGCCCGTAAAGATGCGGCTTTTTCTATCTTCTACATGGGAATCAATACGGGTTCACTGCTCGGTATTTCCATTGTAGGTTATTTGGGTCAGAAAGTTGGCTGGCACTATGGTTTTGGCGCAGCTGCTGTAGCAATGGCTCTGGGAATCATCACCTATCGTACATTTGGCCAACGGTACCTCGGCGACAAGGGTAATTTTGTTGCTCCAGAACCTAAAACCGCCGGTCAGTCGTCGAGTGGTAACCGTTCATTGCTTGTGTTTGTCGCGTTCATTGTAGGCTTAATGGCCGCGCTGCAATTGACGGGTGTTCTTGACTTGACTACCGCACAGGGCCTGGCCAAAGGAATGGGTACCATTATTTCACTCATTGCCCTGAGTTACTTCGCTTATATTCTGATTGCGGGTGGGCTGGATAGTACGGAGAAAAAGCGCGTGGTTGTGTTATTCGTCTTTTTCCTGGCTGCGGCCATGTATTGGGCAGGAAATGAGCAACAGGGCTCATCGCTACAGATTTTTGCGGATCGATATACCGATTTGCTGTTTTTTGGCTGGCAGATACCCTCAAGCTGGTTCCAGAATCTAAATCCTGCCTTTATTCTGATTTTCTCGCCTGTGCTTGCTGCGTTATGGGTCTTTCTGGCGAACAACAAAATTGATTTTTCTGTACCAGCCAAGTTCGCCGTTTCGCTGCTACTACTTGGACTGGCTTACGTGGTGATGGTTTTCGCAGCCAACGTTGCCCTGACGGGCGTACGCACATCGCCACTGTATCTGACCACCACTTATCTGTTTTTTACCGTAGCTGAATTGTTCTTAAGTCCGGTAGGTCTGAGTGCGTTTTCCAAGCTGTCTCCCCGACGCTACACCAGCCAGTTAATGGGCCTGTGGTTCGTAGGCTCATCACTGGGTAACTTGATTGCAGGGTTATTCGCTGGTGGTTTCGATGAGAAAAACGTGCAGCAGATGCCCAATCTTTTCCAGAGCGTAGCCATATTCACACTTGTTGCAGGGTTTGTCCTGTTGCTATTCTCCAAACCACTGAAAAAGTGGATGGGTGGAATTAATTAA
- a CDS encoding Peptidase M23 (PFAM: Peptidase M23~KEGG: sme:SM_b20973 hypothetical protein), with protein sequence MLLPFDFQKDPYLILDFSATNPDLTPDPEQPNGLDLTNTAAFSDYVFGKMRAAGVRVGVGGYNEHRVIYRRSEHFSSTEEPREIHLGIDFWAEAGTPVFAPMDGTVHSFQDNNNFGDYGPTIILEHRLEANEPLFSLYGHLTRSSLAGLVEGKAFKAGDKIGEIGPYPENGDWPPHLHFQLMTDMLGLKGDFPGVCSLTDRAKFLALCPNPNRLLNIAGLP encoded by the coding sequence ATGCTGCTTCCCTTCGATTTCCAGAAAGACCCCTACCTCATCCTTGATTTTTCAGCGACTAATCCGGACCTGACTCCGGACCCTGAACAGCCCAACGGGTTGGATCTGACCAACACGGCGGCTTTTTCGGACTATGTATTCGGTAAAATGCGCGCAGCGGGCGTTCGAGTCGGCGTTGGCGGCTATAACGAACACCGCGTTATCTACCGACGCAGCGAGCATTTTTCCAGCACAGAGGAACCCCGGGAAATTCATCTGGGTATCGACTTCTGGGCCGAAGCCGGAACACCCGTTTTTGCTCCTATGGATGGTACTGTTCACAGTTTTCAGGACAATAATAACTTTGGCGATTACGGACCGACCATCATTCTGGAGCATCGTCTGGAAGCTAACGAGCCGCTGTTCTCGCTATACGGACACCTTACCCGTTCATCGCTGGCCGGTTTGGTTGAAGGAAAGGCTTTTAAAGCGGGCGATAAAATCGGCGAAATTGGCCCATACCCCGAAAATGGCGATTGGCCGCCCCACCTTCACTTCCAGCTTATGACTGACATGCTCGGCCTTAAAGGCGATTTCCCCGGCGTTTGTTCCCTGACAGACCGAGCCAAATTTCTGGCGTTATGTCCTAATCCAAACCGGTTACTGAACATTGCAGGCTTACCATAA
- a CDS encoding transcriptional regulator protein-like protein (KEGG: afw:Anae109_0589 putative transcriptional regulator): MTFGEAKDKFIHTWGTLATQWGINRSMAQLHAVLLISPEALSTEDVMEQLQISRGNASMNLRDLMDWGLVYKQLKPGERREFFVAEKDIWKVARQVAKERRRREITPVVEVLNELKAIPADTPEAQEFQRVIGGLSSVVGFADNTLNAVIKAEENWLIGQFLNVFR, from the coding sequence ATGACATTTGGGGAAGCTAAAGATAAATTCATTCATACCTGGGGCACACTGGCCACGCAGTGGGGCATTAATCGCTCTATGGCTCAACTCCATGCAGTCTTATTGATTTCGCCCGAAGCCCTGTCGACGGAGGATGTTATGGAGCAACTTCAGATTTCGCGGGGTAATGCCAGCATGAACCTCCGCGATCTGATGGATTGGGGGCTTGTTTACAAACAGCTCAAACCGGGTGAGCGCCGTGAATTCTTTGTTGCCGAAAAAGACATTTGGAAAGTTGCCCGGCAGGTAGCAAAAGAACGTCGCCGACGAGAAATTACACCCGTTGTTGAGGTACTGAACGAGTTGAAAGCCATTCCGGCCGACACACCCGAAGCGCAGGAATTTCAGCGGGTCATAGGTGGCCTGAGCAGTGTTGTTGGCTTTGCCGATAATACCCTGAACGCCGTCATCAAAGCTGAAGAGAATTGGCTGATAGGTCAGTTTCTGAACGTATTTCGGTAA
- a CDS encoding alpha/beta hydrolase fold protein (PFAM: alpha/beta hydrolase fold~KEGG: rlt:Rleg2_1567 alpha/beta hydrolase fold) — MNSLFLVAGLLLSGFVQAQPAREPLFTSFDGTKIHYDVVGAGKPVVLLHGFISTSESWKRADVRQALIDAGFKVVMLDLRGNGLSDKPHTAEAYRDNAELKDVIALMKYLGLKNYDVVGYSRGAILTAKLLTMDKQVHKAVMGGISVDFSDPNWYRRRNFHEALTKPGSHPELQSAIDYAKKSGADTVVLARLQEFQPVTTRTELAKIRVPVLVVNGDKDTDNGDPKTLVDAIPGSRLVIVPGDHGGAMRTPEFAKAVVNFLSK; from the coding sequence ATGAATTCCCTTTTCTTAGTTGCCGGGCTATTGCTTTCCGGCTTTGTTCAGGCCCAGCCAGCCCGCGAACCGTTGTTTACTTCGTTCGATGGTACTAAAATCCATTATGACGTTGTGGGTGCAGGAAAGCCCGTTGTTCTTCTGCATGGCTTCATCTCAACCAGCGAAAGCTGGAAGCGGGCCGATGTCCGGCAGGCATTAATCGACGCGGGATTCAAAGTCGTTATGCTTGATTTACGGGGTAATGGGTTGTCCGACAAACCCCATACCGCCGAAGCCTATCGTGACAATGCCGAACTAAAGGACGTCATAGCTTTGATGAAATACCTTGGCCTGAAAAACTACGATGTGGTGGGCTACTCGCGTGGTGCTATCCTGACGGCTAAGCTATTAACGATGGATAAGCAGGTGCATAAAGCGGTGATGGGCGGCATAAGCGTCGACTTCTCAGACCCTAACTGGTACCGTCGCAGAAACTTCCACGAAGCCCTGACGAAACCCGGCAGCCACCCGGAATTACAAAGTGCCATCGACTACGCCAAAAAATCGGGTGCCGATACTGTTGTGCTGGCTCGTTTACAAGAGTTTCAGCCTGTAACAACCCGGACGGAGCTGGCAAAAATCAGGGTGCCCGTACTCGTGGTTAACGGCGATAAAGATACCGATAACGGCGACCCGAAAACGTTGGTCGATGCGATTCCCGGCTCTCGCCTGGTCATTGTTCCCGGCGATCATGGCGGGGCTATGCGCACACCGGAATTTGCTAAAGCGGTGGTGAATTTTTTATCGAAGTAA
- a CDS encoding hypothetical protein (KEGG: hypothetical protein): MATLLDTNLAEDMNVIGSRIGRIDPDNFRNQRDDDINEDDDTESDLDDEPVDADGDPTGEHDHQQDDNYALGGHVTRSGSI, translated from the coding sequence ATGGCAACGCTGCTCGACACCAATCTGGCCGAAGACATGAACGTAATTGGTTCTCGCATTGGCCGAATCGATCCCGATAATTTCCGGAATCAACGTGACGATGATATAAATGAAGACGATGACACCGAAAGTGACCTGGACGATGAACCCGTTGATGCGGATGGGGACCCCACCGGCGAACATGACCATCAGCAGGATGACAACTATGCTTTAGGCGGTCACGTAACACGCTCGGGGAGCATTTAG